A genomic region of Desulfosarcina ovata subsp. ovata contains the following coding sequences:
- the katG gene encoding catalase/peroxidase HPI, whose amino-acid sequence MNDDSKCPVTGRTSKPIAGGGTSNRDWWPNQLNLKLLHQHSNLGNPMGEAFNYAEEFKKLDLDALKKDLYALMTDSKDWWPADYGHYGGLFIRMAWHSAGTYRMGDGRGGAGSGNQRFAPLNSWPDNVNLDKARRLLWPVKQKYGRKISWADLMILAGNCALESMGVKTFGFAGGREDIWEPEEDIYWGAEEEWLATSDQPKSRYSGDRDLENPLAAVQMGLIYVNPEGPDGNPDPVASGRDVRETFARMAMNDEETVALVAGGHTFGKCHGAGDAALVGPEPEAAPIEEMGLGWKSSHGSGKGGDTIGSGIEGAWKPNPTKWDMGYLKVLFKYEWELVKSPAGANQWLAKDVEEADMVVDAHDPSKKHRPMMTTADLSLRYDPIYEPIARRYQQNPEEFADAFARAWFKLTHRDMGPRSRYLGPEVPAEELIWQDPVPAVDHELIDAQNIADLKQKILASGLSISQLVSTAWASAATFRGSDKRGGANGARIRLAPQKDWDVNQPEQLKAVLQTLEGIQKAFNSAQSGGKRVSLADVIVLGGCAGVEQAARNAGHDVTVPFTPGRTDASPEQTDAVSFNVLEPKADGFRNYLKTKFSVSAEELLVDRAQLLTLTAPEMTVLVGGLRVLNANFGLSPHGVFTKRPEALTNDFFVNLLDMRTAWKATADDNVFEGHDRESGEHRWTGTRVDLIFGSNSQLRALAEVYGCADAQEKFLNDFVAAWNKVMNLDRFDLA is encoded by the coding sequence ATGAATGACGATAGCAAGTGCCCGGTAACGGGCAGGACAAGCAAACCCATTGCCGGCGGTGGCACGTCCAACCGGGACTGGTGGCCGAACCAGTTGAACCTTAAGCTTCTTCATCAGCATTCGAATCTTGGCAATCCCATGGGCGAGGCGTTCAACTACGCTGAGGAATTCAAAAAATTAGACCTCGATGCCCTGAAGAAAGATCTCTATGCCCTGATGACCGACTCGAAGGACTGGTGGCCGGCCGATTACGGCCACTACGGGGGGCTCTTCATCCGGATGGCGTGGCACAGCGCCGGCACCTATCGCATGGGCGACGGCCGCGGTGGTGCGGGATCCGGCAACCAGCGCTTTGCACCGCTGAACAGCTGGCCGGACAACGTGAACCTAGACAAGGCGCGCCGTCTGCTCTGGCCGGTCAAGCAGAAATACGGCCGCAAAATCTCCTGGGCCGACCTGATGATCCTGGCCGGCAACTGTGCTCTCGAGTCGATGGGGGTCAAGACCTTCGGCTTCGCCGGCGGCCGCGAGGACATCTGGGAACCCGAAGAAGACATCTACTGGGGTGCCGAAGAGGAATGGCTGGCCACGAGCGACCAGCCAAAAAGCCGCTACTCCGGTGACCGCGATCTGGAAAATCCCCTGGCGGCCGTGCAGATGGGCCTGATCTACGTGAACCCGGAAGGCCCGGACGGTAATCCGGACCCGGTTGCCTCCGGCCGTGACGTTCGCGAGACCTTCGCGCGCATGGCCATGAACGACGAAGAGACCGTTGCGCTCGTCGCCGGCGGACACACCTTTGGCAAGTGCCATGGCGCCGGCGATGCGGCGCTGGTCGGCCCGGAACCCGAAGCCGCACCCATCGAGGAGATGGGACTCGGCTGGAAAAGCAGCCACGGCAGCGGCAAGGGCGGCGATACCATCGGCAGCGGTATCGAGGGCGCCTGGAAGCCGAACCCGACGAAGTGGGACATGGGCTACCTGAAAGTGCTGTTCAAATACGAGTGGGAGCTGGTCAAGAGCCCGGCCGGCGCGAACCAGTGGCTGGCCAAGGACGTGGAAGAAGCGGATATGGTGGTTGACGCCCACGACCCGTCGAAAAAGCACCGGCCGATGATGACCACGGCGGACCTCTCTCTTCGTTACGATCCGATCTACGAACCGATCGCGCGGCGCTACCAGCAGAACCCCGAGGAGTTTGCCGATGCCTTCGCCCGGGCCTGGTTTAAGCTGACCCACCGCGACATGGGCCCCCGCTCGCGCTATCTTGGCCCGGAGGTCCCGGCGGAGGAACTGATCTGGCAGGACCCGGTGCCTGCCGTCGATCACGAACTGATCGACGCCCAGAACATCGCCGACCTCAAGCAAAAAATCCTTGCCTCGGGACTATCGATCTCCCAACTGGTCTCGACCGCCTGGGCGTCGGCCGCCACCTTCCGCGGCTCAGATAAGCGCGGCGGGGCCAACGGGGCACGCATCCGTCTCGCGCCGCAGAAGGACTGGGACGTCAACCAGCCGGAGCAGCTGAAAGCCGTGCTGCAAACCCTTGAGGGCATCCAGAAGGCGTTCAACAGCGCCCAGTCCGGCGGGAAGCGGGTCTCGCTGGCCGATGTGATTGTTTTGGGTGGCTGCGCGGGTGTCGAGCAGGCGGCCAGGAATGCCGGTCATGATGTGACCGTTCCATTCACGCCGGGACGCACGGATGCCTCACCGGAGCAGACCGACGCGGTATCGTTCAATGTACTGGAACCGAAGGCAGACGGATTCCGTAATTATCTGAAAACCAAATTCAGCGTATCGGCAGAGGAACTGCTGGTCGACCGGGCGCAACTGCTGACCCTGACCGCTCCTGAAATGACGGTTCTCGTCGGCGGATTGCGCGTTTTGAATGCCAACTTCGGACTGTCCCCGCACGGCGTCTTCACCAAACGGCCGGAGGCGCTCACCAATGACTTCTTCGTGAATCTGCTCGACATGCGCACGGCGTGGAAGGCAACCGCGGACGACAACGTGTTCGAGGGCCATGATCGCGAAAGCGGCGAACACCGATGGACCGGCACCCGTGTCGACCTGATCTTCGGTTCGAACTCCCAACTGCGGGCCCTGGCGGAAGTTTACGGATGTGCGGACGCCCAGGAAAAGTTCCTGAACGACTTTGTCGCGGCGTGGAACAAGGTGATGAACCTGGATCGCTTTGACCTTGCCTGA
- a CDS encoding YbgA family protein, with protein MADLIKIGVSTCSKEEEGRLHDPVLRETFIEQVFTLKRWRDALKNRHTIGNLVMFHTREKLLLMAHSPKHYRSMGKLVAEGKSMPPEALYTKYESQLMEALHLKATAAKQTNVLMHILGYFKKALSADEKQEVLEMIENYRQGAVPLIVPVTLLNHFVRKYRQPYLAQQTYLTPHPLDLQLRNHA; from the coding sequence ATGGCAGATTTGATTAAAATCGGCGTCAGCACCTGCTCCAAAGAAGAGGAAGGGCGTCTTCACGACCCGGTGTTGCGCGAGACATTCATCGAGCAGGTATTTACCCTCAAGCGCTGGCGTGATGCCCTCAAAAACCGGCACACCATCGGCAACCTGGTGATGTTCCATACCCGCGAGAAATTGTTGCTGATGGCCCACAGCCCGAAGCACTACCGCAGCATGGGAAAACTGGTGGCCGAAGGCAAGTCAATGCCGCCGGAAGCCCTCTACACGAAATACGAATCGCAGCTCATGGAGGCACTCCATCTGAAAGCCACGGCAGCAAAACAGACCAACGTGCTGATGCACATCCTGGGCTACTTCAAAAAAGCACTTTCGGCCGATGAAAAACAGGAAGTGCTCGAGATGATCGAAAACTATCGCCAGGGAGCTGTTCCGCTGATCGTTCCGGTAACGCTGCTGAACCATTTCGTACGCAAATACCGCCAGCCCTATCTTGCCCAGCAGACCTACCTGACCCCCCACCCGCTGGACCTGCAACTGCGCAACCACGCCTGA
- a CDS encoding CBS domain-containing protein, producing MFISQFMTTPVVTIDPQADVARARSLMIHHRCRHLPVTGPDNVLLGMVSDRDLRSALGSTYFHEFDTADNGAAVKTAVRVRDVMTRDPIRLSAVSTIQDALLLMEKSRVGAFPVVDDGRTVIGIISDRDLLNAFVQVLGIKEPGALLGIVMDEKIEAMGKIVNVMISEKVPFGSILVYRNWRPGKWAVFPYLLAMNISHLKEKLRDMGFELIDPGDGDAGQWR from the coding sequence ATGTTTATCAGTCAATTCATGACCACCCCGGTGGTCACCATCGATCCCCAGGCGGACGTTGCCAGGGCCAGGAGCCTGATGATCCATCACCGGTGCCGCCACCTTCCGGTGACGGGGCCCGACAATGTTCTTCTCGGGATGGTCAGCGACCGCGATCTTCGCAGTGCCCTGGGGTCGACCTATTTTCATGAATTCGACACTGCCGACAACGGCGCGGCTGTCAAAACCGCGGTGCGGGTGCGGGACGTGATGACCAGGGACCCCATCCGCCTTTCAGCCGTATCGACCATCCAGGATGCCCTGCTGCTGATGGAAAAATCGCGGGTGGGCGCCTTTCCGGTGGTTGATGACGGCCGGACGGTGATCGGCATTATTTCGGACCGCGATCTGCTCAATGCCTTTGTCCAGGTGCTGGGGATCAAGGAGCCCGGTGCCCTTTTGGGCATCGTGATGGACGAAAAAATCGAAGCCATGGGAAAGATCGTCAATGTTATGATCAGCGAGAAGGTTCCCTTCGGTTCCATTCTGGTTTACCGGAATTGGCGTCCCGGAAAGTGGGCCGTGTTCCCCTATCTGCTGGCCATGAACATCTCCCACCTCAAAGAAAAGCTTCGCGATATGGGATTCGAACTGATCGATCCGGGGGACGGCGATGCCGGTCAATGGCGCTGA
- a CDS encoding pyruvate flavodoxin/ferredoxin oxidoreductase, with protein sequence MPLSFIEGNDAVALGAMAAGCRFFAGYPITPATTIYNAMLKYLPPEGGVCLQGEDEIASIGYCLGASMAGNKVLTATSGPGISLYSEQISFAIGSEIPLVIVNVQRLGPSTGSATKGADGDVQFMRWGSSSGLPVIVLAPVDAADCYRLTVHAFNLAEQYRCPVFVASNKEIAMTRESVDLDAVDLPKIVDRKTADRSKPFLPFATTGDDSAPDFLPIGDEVLVRQTSSTHGANGYITVDPDEINAFQVRLQKKLTAHVDEFTFFEQDLDTRADTLLVAYGVTARASRVAVTTSRAAGKPVSLLTPKTLWPVPERLIVDTAAPYRRIVVVEMNTGQYVREIQRLLPGKTIDFFGQMNGNLIKPEQIREVI encoded by the coding sequence ATGCCGTTGAGTTTCATCGAAGGCAACGATGCGGTTGCTTTGGGTGCCATGGCCGCTGGTTGCCGCTTTTTTGCCGGTTATCCCATCACGCCGGCCACCACCATATACAACGCCATGCTCAAGTACCTGCCACCGGAGGGCGGCGTTTGCCTGCAGGGTGAGGACGAAATCGCGTCCATCGGCTATTGCCTGGGCGCATCCATGGCAGGCAACAAGGTCCTGACCGCCACGTCGGGGCCGGGAATCAGCCTTTACAGCGAACAGATTTCCTTTGCCATCGGCAGCGAGATTCCCTTGGTGATTGTCAATGTCCAGCGGCTGGGCCCATCCACGGGATCGGCCACCAAAGGGGCCGACGGCGATGTCCAGTTCATGCGCTGGGGCTCCAGTTCCGGCTTGCCGGTCATTGTGCTGGCGCCGGTGGACGCGGCGGACTGCTACCGCTTGACCGTGCACGCCTTCAACTTGGCCGAGCAGTACCGTTGCCCGGTGTTCGTGGCCTCCAACAAGGAGATCGCCATGACCCGGGAAAGCGTGGACCTGGACGCCGTCGATCTGCCAAAGATTGTCGACCGCAAGACGGCCGACCGCAGCAAGCCGTTTTTACCCTTTGCCACCACCGGCGACGACAGCGCGCCGGATTTTCTGCCCATTGGTGACGAGGTTCTGGTGCGGCAGACCTCTTCCACCCACGGGGCCAATGGCTACATCACCGTGGATCCCGATGAAATCAACGCCTTTCAGGTGCGCCTGCAGAAGAAACTGACGGCGCATGTGGACGAATTCACCTTTTTCGAACAGGACCTCGACACCCGGGCCGACACCCTGCTGGTGGCCTACGGGGTGACCGCCCGGGCTTCCCGGGTGGCGGTGACCACATCCCGGGCGGCCGGCAAGCCGGTCTCCCTGCTGACGCCGAAAACCCTGTGGCCGGTGCCCGAGCGGTTGATTGTCGACACGGCCGCTCCTTACCGGCGAATCGTGGTTGTTGAAATGAATACCGGCCAGTACGTACGCGAAATCCAGCGCCTTTTGCCCGGCAAAACAATCGACTTTTTCGGCCAGATGAACGGTAACCTGATCAAACCGGAACAGATCAGGGAGGTAATCTGA
- a CDS encoding ATP-binding protein has translation MLKQPILIIDHAPHVETLAPTLVDLGYRVVSARSSGDGLREFDTMRPPWVIVNAATAGVSDMMDSIRLRDATVQILMTTTGPVETVMAEYRGRADEFLSLPAAPLVLEVVLQRMEQTVRLHRRIRSFSENLESRARGSVREVIDTERFLAVRQIVEKMSIFIGQVARSAQGGMRYFNQLPYFVSIHNRDCTLLAANSIYLRHLGNRLNQDSWGIYVGRRGTRNGCPVGRTLRKESVLNTSALVRYASGVRVPVNVHTAPIYDNDGNIELVIEIFAGTKEIDRLAEESRHTQQRYEQLFNAVPSSIVVLDRRFRINAINRRFRENFGECSGRLFFDVFRPGIFPAYRDPITRTIRTGEAQQGEMLLTNNDGLKVNMMAWTAPIKTVSGKLVQVLVIFADVTQVRKLQANLANLGLMVSTLSHDMKGCLTGLDAGMYLIDSGFYRNRPGRIEEGLDATKLMVERIRKLIMDILYYAKERPLNPAMVNIVQFAGDVVANVELKVRGANIRFNPKFPEKTVEMEIDADLMRTALLNLIDNAVETCIENPADKESRIDFELWVDRSSVGFTIEDTGGGMSAKKVDSIFDLFYSTKGRGGTGIGLYVTRKIIQKHNGTLSVHSEPGKGSRFEIVLPRGFHRQSA, from the coding sequence ATGCTTAAACAACCGATTCTGATCATTGATCATGCCCCCCATGTGGAAACCCTGGCTCCGACACTGGTGGACCTGGGGTACCGTGTGGTTTCCGCGCGCAGCAGCGGTGACGGGCTCCGTGAGTTCGACACCATGCGGCCACCGTGGGTGATTGTCAATGCCGCCACAGCCGGTGTTTCGGATATGATGGACAGCATCCGGCTGCGCGACGCGACCGTCCAGATCCTGATGACCACAACTGGCCCGGTGGAGACCGTCATGGCCGAATACCGGGGGCGGGCTGACGAATTCCTGTCGCTGCCGGCAGCACCCCTGGTGCTTGAGGTGGTGCTCCAGCGCATGGAACAGACCGTGCGCCTGCACCGTCGTATCCGTTCCTTTTCCGAGAATCTGGAGTCCCGGGCCAGGGGTAGTGTGCGCGAGGTCATCGATACCGAACGATTTCTGGCCGTGCGGCAGATTGTTGAAAAGATGTCGATTTTCATCGGCCAGGTGGCGCGCAGCGCCCAGGGCGGCATGCGCTATTTCAATCAGCTGCCCTATTTCGTTTCCATTCACAACCGGGACTGTACGCTGCTGGCCGCCAACAGCATCTACCTGCGCCATCTGGGCAACCGCCTCAATCAGGACAGCTGGGGTATTTACGTCGGACGGCGGGGGACGCGGAACGGATGCCCCGTGGGTCGCACCCTGAGAAAGGAAAGCGTTCTCAATACCAGTGCCCTGGTACGCTATGCCAGCGGGGTACGGGTGCCGGTCAACGTGCACACGGCGCCCATCTACGACAATGACGGTAACATCGAACTGGTCATCGAAATTTTTGCCGGAACCAAGGAGATCGACCGGCTGGCCGAAGAGAGCCGGCATACCCAGCAGCGTTACGAACAGCTGTTCAACGCCGTGCCGTCGAGCATCGTGGTTCTGGACCGGCGTTTTCGGATCAATGCCATTAACCGGCGCTTCCGGGAGAATTTCGGCGAGTGCAGCGGACGGCTATTTTTCGATGTTTTCCGTCCCGGCATTTTTCCGGCATACCGTGACCCCATCACCCGCACGATACGGACCGGCGAGGCCCAGCAGGGCGAAATGCTGCTGACCAACAACGACGGCCTCAAGGTCAACATGATGGCCTGGACCGCCCCCATCAAAACCGTTTCCGGCAAGCTGGTCCAGGTGCTGGTGATTTTTGCCGACGTCACCCAGGTCCGCAAGCTGCAGGCCAATCTGGCCAACCTGGGGCTGATGGTCAGCACCCTGTCACACGATATGAAAGGCTGCCTGACCGGACTGGACGCCGGGATGTACCTGATCGATTCGGGGTTTTACCGCAACCGGCCCGGCCGTATCGAGGAGGGGCTGGATGCGACCAAGCTGATGGTCGAGCGCATCCGCAAGCTGATTATGGACATCCTTTACTACGCCAAAGAGCGGCCGCTCAATCCGGCAATGGTCAATATCGTTCAGTTTGCCGGTGATGTGGTCGCCAATGTGGAGCTGAAGGTTCGCGGGGCCAACATCCGGTTCAACCCGAAATTCCCGGAAAAAACAGTGGAAATGGAGATCGATGCGGACCTGATGCGGACCGCGTTGCTCAATCTCATCGACAACGCGGTCGAAACCTGTATTGAAAACCCGGCGGACAAAGAGAGTCGAATCGACTTCGAATTGTGGGTGGACCGGAGCAGCGTCGGTTTTACGATCGAGGACACCGGCGGGGGAATGAGTGCCAAAAAAGTCGATTCGATCTTCGATCTTTTCTACTCCACCAAGGGTCGCGGGGGAACCGGAATCGGTCTTTATGTGACCCGCAAGATTATCCAGAAGCACAACGGAACCCTTTCGGTCCACAGCGAGCCGGGCAAAGGCAGCCGGTTCGAGATCGTGCTGCCGCGTGGTTTTCACCGACAATCCGCTTGA
- a CDS encoding pyridoxamine 5'-phosphate oxidase family protein, with protein sequence MKLKNYFETTKGMGVLSTADDRGKVNTAIYARPHVMDDGSLAFIMRDRLTHHNLQSNPHAAYLFREEGDGYLGLRLHLTKINEEQDTPLVKEICRRCRIDDKPDAVRFLVIFETDAKFPLLGDGETSE encoded by the coding sequence ATGAAACTGAAAAACTATTTTGAAACGACCAAGGGGATGGGCGTCCTGTCCACCGCCGACGACCGGGGAAAGGTCAACACTGCCATCTATGCCCGCCCCCATGTGATGGACGACGGTTCGCTGGCCTTTATCATGCGCGATCGCCTGACCCACCACAACCTTCAATCCAATCCTCACGCGGCCTACCTCTTCCGCGAGGAGGGCGACGGTTACCTCGGCCTGCGCCTGCACCTGACCAAGATAAACGAAGAGCAGGACACGCCTCTGGTGAAGGAGATTTGCCGTCGCTGCCGCATCGACGACAAACCGGATGCGGTACGCTTCCTGGTGATCTTTGAAACCGATGCAAAGTTTCCGCTTCTCGGTGACGGGGAAACGTCTGAATGA
- the acd gene encoding glutaryl-CoA dehydrogenase Acd, with protein sequence MDFKLSKEHQMLQKAVRDFCKKQIAPNVEEWDKNHYFPYEEVMKPMGELGFWGTVIPEEYGGEDMGFLAAMIVTEELARVCSSLRVQVNMQVLGCAFTIFRYGTEEVKKKYIEGLCSGELIGGFGITEPDAGSDVMAMSSTAEDKGDHWLLNGNKTWISNAQVADVLIYYAYTDPDAGSKGLSAFVIEPKNHNGVKTTALDKLGSWSSPTGEVFLDGTKVPKENILGKPGDGAKIVFGSLNQTRLSAAAGGVGVAQACLDEVTKYCNDRKQFGKPIGTFQMNQDMVAQMATEIDCARYLVYRAAVEKDNGKINNGLDVAKAKYFVGETVNKCSNYAMRILGAYGYSTEYPIARIYRDAPTYYMVEGSANICKSIIGQDQLGYRKANR encoded by the coding sequence ATGGATTTTAAGCTGAGTAAAGAACATCAGATGCTGCAAAAGGCCGTCCGCGATTTCTGTAAGAAGCAAATCGCCCCCAATGTGGAAGAGTGGGACAAGAACCATTACTTCCCTTACGAAGAAGTCATGAAGCCCATGGGCGAGTTGGGATTCTGGGGCACCGTGATTCCCGAAGAGTACGGCGGAGAGGACATGGGCTTTCTGGCCGCCATGATCGTCACCGAAGAACTCGCCCGGGTGTGCAGCTCGCTGCGCGTGCAGGTGAACATGCAGGTATTGGGGTGCGCCTTCACCATCTTCCGGTACGGCACCGAGGAAGTGAAGAAGAAATACATCGAGGGGCTGTGCTCGGGTGAGTTGATCGGCGGGTTCGGCATCACCGAACCGGATGCCGGTTCGGACGTCATGGCCATGTCCAGCACGGCGGAAGACAAGGGCGACCACTGGCTGCTCAACGGCAACAAGACCTGGATCTCCAACGCCCAGGTGGCCGACGTGTTGATCTACTACGCCTATACCGATCCCGATGCCGGTTCCAAGGGGCTGTCGGCCTTTGTCATCGAGCCCAAGAACCACAACGGCGTCAAAACCACCGCGCTGGACAAACTGGGCTCCTGGAGCTCACCCACAGGCGAGGTGTTCCTGGACGGCACCAAGGTGCCCAAGGAGAACATTCTGGGCAAACCCGGCGACGGCGCCAAGATCGTCTTCGGCTCCCTGAACCAGACCCGCCTGTCGGCCGCCGCCGGTGGCGTTGGCGTGGCCCAGGCCTGCCTGGATGAGGTTACCAAATACTGCAACGATCGCAAGCAGTTCGGCAAGCCCATTGGAACGTTCCAGATGAACCAGGACATGGTCGCCCAGATGGCCACGGAGATCGACTGCGCCCGGTATCTGGTTTACCGTGCCGCCGTGGAGAAAGACAACGGCAAGATCAACAACGGCCTGGATGTGGCCAAAGCCAAATACTTCGTCGGTGAAACGGTCAACAAGTGTTCCAACTATGCCATGCGCATTTTGGGTGCCTACGGTTACTCCACCGAGTATCCGATCGCCCGCATTTACCGGGATGCCCCCACCTACTACATGGTGGAAGGCTCGGCCAATATCTGCAAGTCAATTATCGGACAGGATCAGCTGGGCTATCGCAAGGCCAACCGCTAA
- a CDS encoding thiamine pyrophosphate-dependent enzyme, which yields MRSLINTGRPPVFCPGCSHERITGALDKALQQIGLDGNQVAIVSDIGCSGLFDTFFNTHAFHGLHGRALTYATGLKMARPDLTVIVTMGDGGLGIGGAHVLSTCRRNIDLTLLVLNNFNYGMTGGQCSSTTPQNAVVGSGFLNRLERPVDICQVAAAAGAPYVTRTSSYAPDLVDEMAAAIRYEGFSLIDMWGMCPGRYTKRNKLTPKAIDAGLKGLVPFCGPVAANQRPEYSRAYREITEQMAPCAGPAGVAARFTPPGSGRQEVLILGSAGQRIVTAGEIVCLAGMTGGMHATLKNDYPITVLRGHSVSEMVLASEPVDYTGIDRPAVVIALADEGVGRRRQLLAGLGAETLILKAAGVNLPETSATVQEIDFKAKKIKTQDWALASLALVAKRKRVISMEMLKAALEIRFKKAILETALDLVDRVSE from the coding sequence ATGCGCAGCCTGATCAACACCGGCCGCCCCCCGGTGTTCTGTCCCGGATGCAGCCACGAGCGGATTACCGGCGCCCTGGACAAGGCCCTGCAGCAGATCGGTCTTGACGGCAACCAGGTGGCCATTGTCAGCGACATCGGGTGCTCGGGGCTCTTCGACACCTTTTTCAACACCCATGCCTTTCACGGTCTGCACGGCCGGGCCCTGACCTATGCCACGGGTCTGAAGATGGCCCGTCCGGACCTGACGGTGATCGTCACCATGGGAGACGGCGGACTGGGCATCGGCGGTGCCCATGTGCTCTCCACCTGCCGCCGCAATATCGATCTGACCTTGCTGGTGCTCAACAACTTCAACTACGGCATGACCGGCGGGCAGTGCTCGTCCACCACCCCCCAGAATGCCGTGGTGGGTTCCGGGTTCCTCAACCGCCTGGAAAGGCCGGTGGACATCTGCCAAGTGGCTGCTGCCGCCGGCGCTCCCTATGTGACCCGTACGTCTTCCTATGCGCCGGACCTGGTGGATGAGATGGCCGCGGCGATTCGCTATGAAGGCTTTTCTCTGATTGACATGTGGGGAATGTGTCCGGGCCGTTATACCAAACGCAACAAGCTGACCCCCAAGGCGATCGACGCCGGGCTGAAAGGATTGGTGCCGTTTTGCGGGCCGGTGGCGGCCAACCAGCGTCCGGAGTACAGCCGCGCCTATCGCGAGATCACCGAACAGATGGCCCCATGCGCCGGGCCGGCCGGGGTCGCGGCCCGCTTCACACCGCCGGGCAGCGGTCGCCAGGAGGTGCTCATCCTCGGCAGCGCCGGCCAGCGCATCGTCACCGCCGGTGAGATTGTCTGCCTGGCCGGCATGACCGGCGGCATGCACGCCACCCTGAAAAACGACTACCCCATCACCGTGCTGCGCGGCCACAGCGTCAGTGAAATGGTGCTCGCGTCAGAGCCGGTGGATTACACCGGTATCGATCGGCCCGCCGTGGTGATCGCCCTGGCCGATGAGGGCGTCGGCCGGCGCAGGCAACTGCTGGCCGGCCTGGGGGCAGAGACCCTGATCCTCAAGGCCGCCGGCGTCAACCTGCCCGAAACCTCGGCAACCGTACAGGAGATCGATTTCAAGGCCAAGAAGATCAAGACCCAGGACTGGGCCCTGGCCAGCCTGGCGCTGGTGGCCAAGCGAAAGCGGGTCATTTCGATGGAGATGCTCAAGGCTGCTCTGGAAATCCGCTTCAAGAAAGCGATTCTGGAAACGGCTCTGGACTTGGTCGACCGTGTCAGCGAATAA
- a CDS encoding KamA family radical SAM protein, with protein sequence MTESQSSSTPRWKALLAESVTTAEALAGRFDLSPEPLAAVIRTFPMRINPYYLSLIREPGDPIWRQAVPDAAELADAVGSADPLCEEACSPVPGLIHRYPDRVVLLASEQCAMFCRFCMRKRRVGTMAAKDRRAAAIDYIRRTPAVHEVVLSGGDPLMLADTDLARLLEQLRAIGHVRLLRIHSRMPCTLPQRVTDDLVRLLRDVQPLYFNIHFNHPLEITDRSRDACARLADAGIPLGSQTVLLKGVNDDAAVMHQLMETLLTLRVRPYYLHQLDRVCGTAHFRVPLEKGLAIIQHLRGRISGMGVPHYMIDLPGGGGKVPLTPEYVVAQHADHWILRNFENRPFRYSLH encoded by the coding sequence ATGACCGAATCACAATCCTCGTCGACACCCCGCTGGAAAGCCTTGTTGGCCGAAAGCGTCACCACCGCCGAAGCACTGGCCGGGCGTTTCGATTTATCGCCCGAGCCGCTGGCAGCGGTGATCCGCACTTTTCCCATGCGGATCAACCCCTACTATCTCTCCCTGATTCGTGAGCCCGGCGATCCCATCTGGCGCCAGGCCGTTCCCGATGCCGCCGAGCTGGCCGATGCGGTCGGCAGTGCCGATCCCCTCTGCGAAGAGGCGTGTTCCCCGGTGCCGGGTCTGATTCACCGCTACCCTGACCGGGTGGTGCTGCTGGCCAGCGAGCAGTGCGCCATGTTCTGCCGCTTTTGCATGCGCAAACGCCGGGTGGGGACGATGGCCGCAAAAGACCGCCGGGCTGCCGCCATCGATTACATTCGCCGCACGCCGGCGGTCCATGAAGTGGTGCTTTCCGGCGGTGACCCGCTGATGCTGGCCGATACGGATCTGGCCCGGTTGCTGGAACAACTGCGCGCCATCGGCCATGTGCGCCTGCTGCGCATCCATTCGCGCATGCCCTGCACCTTACCCCAACGGGTCACCGATGACCTGGTTCGCCTGCTGCGTGACGTTCAGCCGCTCTATTTCAACATTCACTTCAACCATCCGCTCGAGATCACCGACCGCTCCCGTGATGCCTGCGCCCGCCTGGCCGATGCCGGCATTCCGCTGGGCAGCCAGACCGTGCTGCTCAAGGGGGTCAACGACGATGCCGCCGTTATGCATCAACTGATGGAGACACTCCTGACCCTGCGTGTGCGGCCTTACTACCTGCACCAGCTGGACCGCGTGTGCGGAACCGCCCATTTCCGGGTACCGTTGGAGAAGGGGCTTGCCATCATACAGCACCTGCGCGGCCGGATTTCCGGGATGGGCGTGCCCCACTACATGATCGATCTGCCCGGTGGCGGTGGAAAAGTGCCCTTGACGCCGGAATACGTCGTCGCTCAACATGCCGACCACTGGATTCTGCGCAATTTCGAGAATCGGCCCTTCCGCTACTCTCTCCATTGA